The Canis lupus baileyi chromosome 11, mCanLup2.hap1, whole genome shotgun sequence genome includes a window with the following:
- the NCAPH2 gene encoding condensin-2 complex subunit H2 isoform X8: MEDVEARFAHLLQPIRDLTKNWEVDVAAQLGEYLEELDQICISFDEGKTTMNFMEAALLIQGSACVYSKKVEYLYSLVYQALDFISGKKRAKQLSSVREHGADGDTSSMAPQEGEDQFLSLDDLPDARTNVDLRSDLAPREILIIPLLPMALVAPDEVEKNVSPLYSCQGEVLASRKDFRMNTCTAHPRGAFMLELVGIPPTETLLPRNQEEAKRAEEQPMEVSACCPIPVLSISPEPGTSPEDPLPAGGGEDEDEEGAAELPEAMAPEVPQEPRSPQQSAAQPSGWVLRERREPASLKETPDPWQSLDPFDSLDSKPFKKGRPYSVPPRVEEVPGQKRKRKGATKLQDFHQWYLAAYADHADSRRPRRKGPSFADMEVLYWKHVREQLETLRRLQRRELGERWLPRPDEGLWPEDDDNLEDSLEDLRTAEPEEYAEPPEAQPGAAADLAEAMSASLSYEELVRRNVELFIATSQKFVQETELSQRIREWEDTIQPLLQEQEQHVPFDIHTYGDQVVSRFSQLNQWCPFAELVAGQPAFEVCRSMLASLQLANDYTVEITQQPGLEAAVDTMSLRLLTHQRAHKRFQTYTAPSMAQP, from the exons ATGGAGGACGTGGAGGCGCGCTTCGCCCACCTGCTGCAGCCCATCCGCGACCTCACCAAGAACTGGGAGGTGGACGTGGCGGCGCAGCTGGGCGAGTATCTGGAGGAG TTGGACCAGATCTGCATTTCCTTTGATGAAGGGAAAACAACAATGAACTTCATGGAGGCAGCACTGTTGATCCAGGGTTCTGCTTGTGTCTACAGTAAGAAG GTGGAGTACCTCTACTCGCTGGTCTACCAGGCTCTGGATTTCATCTCCGGCAAGAA GCGGGCCAAGCAGCTCTCCTCGGTGCGGGAACACGGGGCCGATGGGGACACCAGCTCCATGGCTCCCCAGGAGGGAGAGGACCAG TTCCTGTCACTGGATGACCTCCCTGACGCCCGCACTAACGTGGATCTGAGGAGTGACCTGGCCCCCCGT GAGATCCTCATCATCCCTCTCCTGCCCATGGCCCTTGTGGCGCCTGATGAGGTGGAGAAGAATGTCAGCCCCCTGTACAG CTGTCAGGGGGAAGTCCTGGCCAGCCGGAAGGATTTCCGGATGAATACCTGCACCGCTCACCCCAGAGGAGCCTTCATGTTGGAGCTGGTGGGCATACCCCCCACGGAGACGCTGCTGCCGAGGAACCAGGAGG AAGCTAAGAGGGCTGAGGAGCAGCCAATGGAAGTCTCTGCGTGCTGCCCAATCCCCGTGCTCAGCATCTCCCCGGAGCCAG GTACCTCGCCAGAGGATCCGCTGCCTGCAGGTGgtggtgaggatgaggatgaaGAGGGGGCAGCAGAGCTCCCTGAGGCCATGGCCCCCGAGGTCCCCCAGGAGCCCCGGAGCCCACAGCAG AGTGCTGCCCAGCCCAGTGGGTGGGTGCTGCGGGAGCGACGGGAGCCAGCATCCCTGAAG gagaCTCCAGACCCCTGGCAGAGCCTGGATCCCTTTGACTCCCTGGACTCTAAGCCCTTCAAGAAAG GTAGGCCTTACTCCGTGCCCCCCCGTGTGGAGGAGGTTCCAGGACAGAAACGCAAGAGGAAGGGTGCCACCAAGCTGCAGGACTTTCACCAGTGGTACCTGGCTGCCT ACGCTGACCATGCCGACAGCAGGAGGCCCCGGCGGAAGGGCCCGTCTTTTGCAG ACATGGAGGTCCTGTACTGGAAGCATGTGAGGGAGCAGCTGGAGACTCTCCGGCGGCTGCAGAGGAGGGAG TTGGGTGAGCGGTGGCTGCCGAGGCCTGACGAGGGGCTATGGCCTGAGGACGACGACAACCTGGAGGATTCCCTGGAGGATCTGAGGACAGCAG AGCCTGAGGAGTATGCAGAGCCTCCTGAGGCTCAGCCCGGGGCCGCTGCAGACCTGG CAGAGGCCATGTCAGCATCCCTGAGCTACGAGGAGCTGGTCCGAAGGAATGTG GAGCTCTTCATTGCCACTTCTCAGAAGTTCGTCCAGGAGACCGAGCTGAGCCAGCGCATCAGGGAGTGGGAAGACACCATCCAGCCCCTGCTGCAGGAGCAG GAACAGCACGTGCCCTTTGACATCCATACCTATGGGGACCAGGTGGTCTCAAGGTTCAGCCAGCTCAACCAGTGGTGTCCCTTCGCGGAGCTAGTGGCTGGGCAGCCTGCCTTTGAGGTGTGCCGCTCCATGCTGGCCTCCCTGCAGCTG GCCAACGACTACACGGTGGAGATAACCCAGCAGCCGGGGCTGGAGGCGGCCGTGGACACCATGTCCCTGAGACTGCTCACGCATCAGCGGGCCCACAAGCGCTTCCAGACCTACACTGCCCCCTCCATGGCCCAGCCCTGA
- the NCAPH2 gene encoding condensin-2 complex subunit H2 isoform X5 has protein sequence MEDVEARFAHLLQPIRDLTKNWEVDVAAQLGEYLEELDQICISFDEGKTTMNFMEAALLIQGSACVYSKKVEYLYSLVYQALDFISGKKRAKQLSSVREHGADGDTSSMAPQEGEDQFLSLDDLPDARTNVDLRSDLAPREILIIPLLPMALVAPDEVEKNVSPLYSCQGEVLASRKDFRMNTCTAHPRGAFMLELVGIPPTETLLPRNQEAKRAEEQPMEVSACCPIPVLSISPEPGTSPEDPLPAGGGEDEDEEGAAELPEAMAPEVPQEPRSPQQSAAQPSGWVLRERREPASLKETPDPWQSLDPFDSLDSKPFKKGRPYSVPPRVEEVPGQKRKRKGATKLQDFHQWYLAAYADHADSRRPRRKGPSFADMEVLYWKHVREQLETLRRLQRRELGERWLPRPDEGLWPEDDDNLEDSLEDLRTADDFLEPEEYAEPPEAQPGAAADLEAEAMSASLSYEELVRRNVELFIATSQKFVQETELSQRIREWEDTIQPLLQEQEQHVPFDIHTYGDQVVSRFSQLNQWCPFAELVAGQPAFEVCRSMLASLQLANDYTVEITQQPGLEAAVDTMSLRLLTHQRAHKRFQTYTAPSMAQP, from the exons ATGGAGGACGTGGAGGCGCGCTTCGCCCACCTGCTGCAGCCCATCCGCGACCTCACCAAGAACTGGGAGGTGGACGTGGCGGCGCAGCTGGGCGAGTATCTGGAGGAG TTGGACCAGATCTGCATTTCCTTTGATGAAGGGAAAACAACAATGAACTTCATGGAGGCAGCACTGTTGATCCAGGGTTCTGCTTGTGTCTACAGTAAGAAG GTGGAGTACCTCTACTCGCTGGTCTACCAGGCTCTGGATTTCATCTCCGGCAAGAA GCGGGCCAAGCAGCTCTCCTCGGTGCGGGAACACGGGGCCGATGGGGACACCAGCTCCATGGCTCCCCAGGAGGGAGAGGACCAG TTCCTGTCACTGGATGACCTCCCTGACGCCCGCACTAACGTGGATCTGAGGAGTGACCTGGCCCCCCGT GAGATCCTCATCATCCCTCTCCTGCCCATGGCCCTTGTGGCGCCTGATGAGGTGGAGAAGAATGTCAGCCCCCTGTACAG CTGTCAGGGGGAAGTCCTGGCCAGCCGGAAGGATTTCCGGATGAATACCTGCACCGCTCACCCCAGAGGAGCCTTCATGTTGGAGCTGGTGGGCATACCCCCCACGGAGACGCTGCTGCCGAGGAACCAGGAGG CTAAGAGGGCTGAGGAGCAGCCAATGGAAGTCTCTGCGTGCTGCCCAATCCCCGTGCTCAGCATCTCCCCGGAGCCAG GTACCTCGCCAGAGGATCCGCTGCCTGCAGGTGgtggtgaggatgaggatgaaGAGGGGGCAGCAGAGCTCCCTGAGGCCATGGCCCCCGAGGTCCCCCAGGAGCCCCGGAGCCCACAGCAG AGTGCTGCCCAGCCCAGTGGGTGGGTGCTGCGGGAGCGACGGGAGCCAGCATCCCTGAAG gagaCTCCAGACCCCTGGCAGAGCCTGGATCCCTTTGACTCCCTGGACTCTAAGCCCTTCAAGAAAG GTAGGCCTTACTCCGTGCCCCCCCGTGTGGAGGAGGTTCCAGGACAGAAACGCAAGAGGAAGGGTGCCACCAAGCTGCAGGACTTTCACCAGTGGTACCTGGCTGCCT ACGCTGACCATGCCGACAGCAGGAGGCCCCGGCGGAAGGGCCCGTCTTTTGCAG ACATGGAGGTCCTGTACTGGAAGCATGTGAGGGAGCAGCTGGAGACTCTCCGGCGGCTGCAGAGGAGGGAG TTGGGTGAGCGGTGGCTGCCGAGGCCTGACGAGGGGCTATGGCCTGAGGACGACGACAACCTGGAGGATTCCCTGGAGGATCTGAGGACAGCAG ATGACTTTCTAGAGCCTGAGGAGTATGCAGAGCCTCCTGAGGCTCAGCCCGGGGCCGCTGCAGACCTGG AAGCAGAGGCCATGTCAGCATCCCTGAGCTACGAGGAGCTGGTCCGAAGGAATGTG GAGCTCTTCATTGCCACTTCTCAGAAGTTCGTCCAGGAGACCGAGCTGAGCCAGCGCATCAGGGAGTGGGAAGACACCATCCAGCCCCTGCTGCAGGAGCAG GAACAGCACGTGCCCTTTGACATCCATACCTATGGGGACCAGGTGGTCTCAAGGTTCAGCCAGCTCAACCAGTGGTGTCCCTTCGCGGAGCTAGTGGCTGGGCAGCCTGCCTTTGAGGTGTGCCGCTCCATGCTGGCCTCCCTGCAGCTG GCCAACGACTACACGGTGGAGATAACCCAGCAGCCGGGGCTGGAGGCGGCCGTGGACACCATGTCCCTGAGACTGCTCACGCATCAGCGGGCCCACAAGCGCTTCCAGACCTACACTGCCCCCTCCATGGCCCAGCCCTGA
- the NCAPH2 gene encoding condensin-2 complex subunit H2 isoform X2: MEDVEARFAHLLQPIRDLTKNWEVDVAAQLGEYLEELDQICISFDEGKTTMNFMEAALLIQGSACVYSKKVEYLYSLVYQALDFISGKKRAKQLSSVREHGADGDTSSMAPQEGEDQFLSLDDLPDARTNVDLRSDLAPREILIIPLLPMALVAPDEVEKNVSPLYSCQGEVLASRKDFRMNTCTAHPRGAFMLELVGIPPTETLLPRNQEEAKRAEEQPMEVSACCPIPVLSISPEPGTSPEDPLPAGGGEDEDEEGAAELPEAMAPEVPQEPRSPQQSAAQPSGWVLRERREPASLKETPDPWQSLDPFDSLDSKPFKKGRPYSVPPRVEEVPGQKRKRKGATKLQDFHQWYLAAYADHADSRRPRRKGPSFADMEVLYWKHVREQLETLRRLQRRELGERWLPRPDEGLWPEDDDNLEDSLEDLRTADDFLEPEEYAEPPEAQPGAAADLEAEAMSASLSYEELVRRNVELFIATSQKFVQETELSQRIREWEDTIQPLLQEQEQHVPFDIHTYGDQVVSRFSQLNQWCPFAELVAGQPAFEVCRSMLASLQLANDYTVEITQQPGLEAAVDTMSLRLLTHQRAHKRFQTYTAPSMAQP; the protein is encoded by the exons ATGGAGGACGTGGAGGCGCGCTTCGCCCACCTGCTGCAGCCCATCCGCGACCTCACCAAGAACTGGGAGGTGGACGTGGCGGCGCAGCTGGGCGAGTATCTGGAGGAG TTGGACCAGATCTGCATTTCCTTTGATGAAGGGAAAACAACAATGAACTTCATGGAGGCAGCACTGTTGATCCAGGGTTCTGCTTGTGTCTACAGTAAGAAG GTGGAGTACCTCTACTCGCTGGTCTACCAGGCTCTGGATTTCATCTCCGGCAAGAA GCGGGCCAAGCAGCTCTCCTCGGTGCGGGAACACGGGGCCGATGGGGACACCAGCTCCATGGCTCCCCAGGAGGGAGAGGACCAG TTCCTGTCACTGGATGACCTCCCTGACGCCCGCACTAACGTGGATCTGAGGAGTGACCTGGCCCCCCGT GAGATCCTCATCATCCCTCTCCTGCCCATGGCCCTTGTGGCGCCTGATGAGGTGGAGAAGAATGTCAGCCCCCTGTACAG CTGTCAGGGGGAAGTCCTGGCCAGCCGGAAGGATTTCCGGATGAATACCTGCACCGCTCACCCCAGAGGAGCCTTCATGTTGGAGCTGGTGGGCATACCCCCCACGGAGACGCTGCTGCCGAGGAACCAGGAGG AAGCTAAGAGGGCTGAGGAGCAGCCAATGGAAGTCTCTGCGTGCTGCCCAATCCCCGTGCTCAGCATCTCCCCGGAGCCAG GTACCTCGCCAGAGGATCCGCTGCCTGCAGGTGgtggtgaggatgaggatgaaGAGGGGGCAGCAGAGCTCCCTGAGGCCATGGCCCCCGAGGTCCCCCAGGAGCCCCGGAGCCCACAGCAG AGTGCTGCCCAGCCCAGTGGGTGGGTGCTGCGGGAGCGACGGGAGCCAGCATCCCTGAAG gagaCTCCAGACCCCTGGCAGAGCCTGGATCCCTTTGACTCCCTGGACTCTAAGCCCTTCAAGAAAG GTAGGCCTTACTCCGTGCCCCCCCGTGTGGAGGAGGTTCCAGGACAGAAACGCAAGAGGAAGGGTGCCACCAAGCTGCAGGACTTTCACCAGTGGTACCTGGCTGCCT ACGCTGACCATGCCGACAGCAGGAGGCCCCGGCGGAAGGGCCCGTCTTTTGCAG ACATGGAGGTCCTGTACTGGAAGCATGTGAGGGAGCAGCTGGAGACTCTCCGGCGGCTGCAGAGGAGGGAG TTGGGTGAGCGGTGGCTGCCGAGGCCTGACGAGGGGCTATGGCCTGAGGACGACGACAACCTGGAGGATTCCCTGGAGGATCTGAGGACAGCAG ATGACTTTCTAGAGCCTGAGGAGTATGCAGAGCCTCCTGAGGCTCAGCCCGGGGCCGCTGCAGACCTGG AAGCAGAGGCCATGTCAGCATCCCTGAGCTACGAGGAGCTGGTCCGAAGGAATGTG GAGCTCTTCATTGCCACTTCTCAGAAGTTCGTCCAGGAGACCGAGCTGAGCCAGCGCATCAGGGAGTGGGAAGACACCATCCAGCCCCTGCTGCAGGAGCAG GAACAGCACGTGCCCTTTGACATCCATACCTATGGGGACCAGGTGGTCTCAAGGTTCAGCCAGCTCAACCAGTGGTGTCCCTTCGCGGAGCTAGTGGCTGGGCAGCCTGCCTTTGAGGTGTGCCGCTCCATGCTGGCCTCCCTGCAGCTG GCCAACGACTACACGGTGGAGATAACCCAGCAGCCGGGGCTGGAGGCGGCCGTGGACACCATGTCCCTGAGACTGCTCACGCATCAGCGGGCCCACAAGCGCTTCCAGACCTACACTGCCCCCTCCATGGCCCAGCCCTGA
- the NCAPH2 gene encoding condensin-2 complex subunit H2 isoform X7: protein MEDVEARFAHLLQPIRDLTKNWEVDVAAQLGEYLEELDQICISFDEGKTTMNFMEAALLIQGSACVYSKKVEYLYSLVYQALDFISGKKRAKQLSSVREHGADGDTSSMAPQEGEDQFLSLDDLPDARTNVDLRSDLAPREILIIPLLPMALVAPDEVEKNVSPLYSCQGEVLASRKDFRMNTCTAHPRGAFMLELVGIPPTETLLPRNQEEAKRAEEQPMEVSACCPIPVLSISPEPGTSPEDPLPAGGGEDEDEEGAAELPEAMAPEVPQEPRSPQQSAAQPSGWVLRERREPASLKETPDPWQSLDPFDSLDSKPFKKGRPYSVPPRVEEVPGQKRKRKGATKLQDFHQWYLAAYADHADSRRPRRKGPSFADMEVLYWKHVREQLETLRRLQRRELGERWLPRPDEGLWPEDDDNLEDSLEDLRTAEPEEYAEPPEAQPGAAADLEAEAMSASLSYEELVRRNVELFIATSQKFVQETELSQRIREWEDTIQPLLQEQEQHVPFDIHTYGDQVVSRFSQLNQWCPFAELVAGQPAFEVCRSMLASLQLANDYTVEITQQPGLEAAVDTMSLRLLTHQRAHKRFQTYTAPSMAQP from the exons ATGGAGGACGTGGAGGCGCGCTTCGCCCACCTGCTGCAGCCCATCCGCGACCTCACCAAGAACTGGGAGGTGGACGTGGCGGCGCAGCTGGGCGAGTATCTGGAGGAG TTGGACCAGATCTGCATTTCCTTTGATGAAGGGAAAACAACAATGAACTTCATGGAGGCAGCACTGTTGATCCAGGGTTCTGCTTGTGTCTACAGTAAGAAG GTGGAGTACCTCTACTCGCTGGTCTACCAGGCTCTGGATTTCATCTCCGGCAAGAA GCGGGCCAAGCAGCTCTCCTCGGTGCGGGAACACGGGGCCGATGGGGACACCAGCTCCATGGCTCCCCAGGAGGGAGAGGACCAG TTCCTGTCACTGGATGACCTCCCTGACGCCCGCACTAACGTGGATCTGAGGAGTGACCTGGCCCCCCGT GAGATCCTCATCATCCCTCTCCTGCCCATGGCCCTTGTGGCGCCTGATGAGGTGGAGAAGAATGTCAGCCCCCTGTACAG CTGTCAGGGGGAAGTCCTGGCCAGCCGGAAGGATTTCCGGATGAATACCTGCACCGCTCACCCCAGAGGAGCCTTCATGTTGGAGCTGGTGGGCATACCCCCCACGGAGACGCTGCTGCCGAGGAACCAGGAGG AAGCTAAGAGGGCTGAGGAGCAGCCAATGGAAGTCTCTGCGTGCTGCCCAATCCCCGTGCTCAGCATCTCCCCGGAGCCAG GTACCTCGCCAGAGGATCCGCTGCCTGCAGGTGgtggtgaggatgaggatgaaGAGGGGGCAGCAGAGCTCCCTGAGGCCATGGCCCCCGAGGTCCCCCAGGAGCCCCGGAGCCCACAGCAG AGTGCTGCCCAGCCCAGTGGGTGGGTGCTGCGGGAGCGACGGGAGCCAGCATCCCTGAAG gagaCTCCAGACCCCTGGCAGAGCCTGGATCCCTTTGACTCCCTGGACTCTAAGCCCTTCAAGAAAG GTAGGCCTTACTCCGTGCCCCCCCGTGTGGAGGAGGTTCCAGGACAGAAACGCAAGAGGAAGGGTGCCACCAAGCTGCAGGACTTTCACCAGTGGTACCTGGCTGCCT ACGCTGACCATGCCGACAGCAGGAGGCCCCGGCGGAAGGGCCCGTCTTTTGCAG ACATGGAGGTCCTGTACTGGAAGCATGTGAGGGAGCAGCTGGAGACTCTCCGGCGGCTGCAGAGGAGGGAG TTGGGTGAGCGGTGGCTGCCGAGGCCTGACGAGGGGCTATGGCCTGAGGACGACGACAACCTGGAGGATTCCCTGGAGGATCTGAGGACAGCAG AGCCTGAGGAGTATGCAGAGCCTCCTGAGGCTCAGCCCGGGGCCGCTGCAGACCTGG AAGCAGAGGCCATGTCAGCATCCCTGAGCTACGAGGAGCTGGTCCGAAGGAATGTG GAGCTCTTCATTGCCACTTCTCAGAAGTTCGTCCAGGAGACCGAGCTGAGCCAGCGCATCAGGGAGTGGGAAGACACCATCCAGCCCCTGCTGCAGGAGCAG GAACAGCACGTGCCCTTTGACATCCATACCTATGGGGACCAGGTGGTCTCAAGGTTCAGCCAGCTCAACCAGTGGTGTCCCTTCGCGGAGCTAGTGGCTGGGCAGCCTGCCTTTGAGGTGTGCCGCTCCATGCTGGCCTCCCTGCAGCTG GCCAACGACTACACGGTGGAGATAACCCAGCAGCCGGGGCTGGAGGCGGCCGTGGACACCATGTCCCTGAGACTGCTCACGCATCAGCGGGCCCACAAGCGCTTCCAGACCTACACTGCCCCCTCCATGGCCCAGCCCTGA
- the NCAPH2 gene encoding condensin-2 complex subunit H2 isoform X3 has protein sequence MEDVEARFAHLLQPIRDLTKNWEVDVAAQLGEYLEELDQICISFDEGKTTMNFMEAALLIQGSACVYSKKVEYLYSLVYQALDFISGKKRAKQLSSVREHGADGDTSSMAPQEGEDQFLSLDDLPDARTNVDLRSDLAPREILIIPLLPMALVAPDEVEKNVSPLYSCQGEVLASRKDFRMNTCTAHPRGAFMLELVGIPPTETLLPRNQEAKRAEEQPMEVSACCPIPVLSISPEPGTSPEDPLPAGGGEDEDEEGAAELPEAMAPEVPQEPRSPQQSAAQPSGWVLRERREPASLKETPDPWQSLDPFDSLDSKPFKKGRPYSVPPRVEEVPGQKRKRKGATKLQDFHQWYLAAYADHADSRRPRRKGPSFADMEVLYWKHVREQLETLRRLQRRELGERWLPRPDEGLWPEDDDNLEDSLEDLRTAADDFLEPEEYAEPPEAQPGAAADLEAEAMSASLSYEELVRRNVELFIATSQKFVQETELSQRIREWEDTIQPLLQEQEQHVPFDIHTYGDQVVSRFSQLNQWCPFAELVAGQPAFEVCRSMLASLQLANDYTVEITQQPGLEAAVDTMSLRLLTHQRAHKRFQTYTAPSMAQP, from the exons ATGGAGGACGTGGAGGCGCGCTTCGCCCACCTGCTGCAGCCCATCCGCGACCTCACCAAGAACTGGGAGGTGGACGTGGCGGCGCAGCTGGGCGAGTATCTGGAGGAG TTGGACCAGATCTGCATTTCCTTTGATGAAGGGAAAACAACAATGAACTTCATGGAGGCAGCACTGTTGATCCAGGGTTCTGCTTGTGTCTACAGTAAGAAG GTGGAGTACCTCTACTCGCTGGTCTACCAGGCTCTGGATTTCATCTCCGGCAAGAA GCGGGCCAAGCAGCTCTCCTCGGTGCGGGAACACGGGGCCGATGGGGACACCAGCTCCATGGCTCCCCAGGAGGGAGAGGACCAG TTCCTGTCACTGGATGACCTCCCTGACGCCCGCACTAACGTGGATCTGAGGAGTGACCTGGCCCCCCGT GAGATCCTCATCATCCCTCTCCTGCCCATGGCCCTTGTGGCGCCTGATGAGGTGGAGAAGAATGTCAGCCCCCTGTACAG CTGTCAGGGGGAAGTCCTGGCCAGCCGGAAGGATTTCCGGATGAATACCTGCACCGCTCACCCCAGAGGAGCCTTCATGTTGGAGCTGGTGGGCATACCCCCCACGGAGACGCTGCTGCCGAGGAACCAGGAGG CTAAGAGGGCTGAGGAGCAGCCAATGGAAGTCTCTGCGTGCTGCCCAATCCCCGTGCTCAGCATCTCCCCGGAGCCAG GTACCTCGCCAGAGGATCCGCTGCCTGCAGGTGgtggtgaggatgaggatgaaGAGGGGGCAGCAGAGCTCCCTGAGGCCATGGCCCCCGAGGTCCCCCAGGAGCCCCGGAGCCCACAGCAG AGTGCTGCCCAGCCCAGTGGGTGGGTGCTGCGGGAGCGACGGGAGCCAGCATCCCTGAAG gagaCTCCAGACCCCTGGCAGAGCCTGGATCCCTTTGACTCCCTGGACTCTAAGCCCTTCAAGAAAG GTAGGCCTTACTCCGTGCCCCCCCGTGTGGAGGAGGTTCCAGGACAGAAACGCAAGAGGAAGGGTGCCACCAAGCTGCAGGACTTTCACCAGTGGTACCTGGCTGCCT ACGCTGACCATGCCGACAGCAGGAGGCCCCGGCGGAAGGGCCCGTCTTTTGCAG ACATGGAGGTCCTGTACTGGAAGCATGTGAGGGAGCAGCTGGAGACTCTCCGGCGGCTGCAGAGGAGGGAG TTGGGTGAGCGGTGGCTGCCGAGGCCTGACGAGGGGCTATGGCCTGAGGACGACGACAACCTGGAGGATTCCCTGGAGGATCTGAGGACAGCAG CAGATGACTTTCTAGAGCCTGAGGAGTATGCAGAGCCTCCTGAGGCTCAGCCCGGGGCCGCTGCAGACCTGG AAGCAGAGGCCATGTCAGCATCCCTGAGCTACGAGGAGCTGGTCCGAAGGAATGTG GAGCTCTTCATTGCCACTTCTCAGAAGTTCGTCCAGGAGACCGAGCTGAGCCAGCGCATCAGGGAGTGGGAAGACACCATCCAGCCCCTGCTGCAGGAGCAG GAACAGCACGTGCCCTTTGACATCCATACCTATGGGGACCAGGTGGTCTCAAGGTTCAGCCAGCTCAACCAGTGGTGTCCCTTCGCGGAGCTAGTGGCTGGGCAGCCTGCCTTTGAGGTGTGCCGCTCCATGCTGGCCTCCCTGCAGCTG GCCAACGACTACACGGTGGAGATAACCCAGCAGCCGGGGCTGGAGGCGGCCGTGGACACCATGTCCCTGAGACTGCTCACGCATCAGCGGGCCCACAAGCGCTTCCAGACCTACACTGCCCCCTCCATGGCCCAGCCCTGA
- the NCAPH2 gene encoding condensin-2 complex subunit H2 isoform X6 — MEDVEARFAHLLQPIRDLTKNWEVDVAAQLGEYLEELDQICISFDEGKTTMNFMEAALLIQGSACVYSKKVEYLYSLVYQALDFISGKKRAKQLSSVREHGADGDTSSMAPQEGEDQFLSLDDLPDARTNVDLRSDLAPREILIIPLLPMALVAPDEVEKNVSPLYSCQGEVLASRKDFRMNTCTAHPRGAFMLELVGIPPTETLLPRNQEEAKRAEEQPMEVSACCPIPVLSISPEPGTSPEDPLPAGGGEDEDEEGAAELPEAMAPEVPQEPRSPQQSAAQPSGWVLRERREPASLKETPDPWQSLDPFDSLDSKPFKKGRPYSVPPRVEEVPGQKRKRKGATKLQDFHQWYLAAYADHADSRRPRRKGPSFADMEVLYWKHVREQLETLRRLQRRELGERWLPRPDEGLWPEDDDNLEDSLEDLRTADDFLEPEEYAEPPEAQPGAAADLAEAMSASLSYEELVRRNVELFIATSQKFVQETELSQRIREWEDTIQPLLQEQEQHVPFDIHTYGDQVVSRFSQLNQWCPFAELVAGQPAFEVCRSMLASLQLANDYTVEITQQPGLEAAVDTMSLRLLTHQRAHKRFQTYTAPSMAQP; from the exons ATGGAGGACGTGGAGGCGCGCTTCGCCCACCTGCTGCAGCCCATCCGCGACCTCACCAAGAACTGGGAGGTGGACGTGGCGGCGCAGCTGGGCGAGTATCTGGAGGAG TTGGACCAGATCTGCATTTCCTTTGATGAAGGGAAAACAACAATGAACTTCATGGAGGCAGCACTGTTGATCCAGGGTTCTGCTTGTGTCTACAGTAAGAAG GTGGAGTACCTCTACTCGCTGGTCTACCAGGCTCTGGATTTCATCTCCGGCAAGAA GCGGGCCAAGCAGCTCTCCTCGGTGCGGGAACACGGGGCCGATGGGGACACCAGCTCCATGGCTCCCCAGGAGGGAGAGGACCAG TTCCTGTCACTGGATGACCTCCCTGACGCCCGCACTAACGTGGATCTGAGGAGTGACCTGGCCCCCCGT GAGATCCTCATCATCCCTCTCCTGCCCATGGCCCTTGTGGCGCCTGATGAGGTGGAGAAGAATGTCAGCCCCCTGTACAG CTGTCAGGGGGAAGTCCTGGCCAGCCGGAAGGATTTCCGGATGAATACCTGCACCGCTCACCCCAGAGGAGCCTTCATGTTGGAGCTGGTGGGCATACCCCCCACGGAGACGCTGCTGCCGAGGAACCAGGAGG AAGCTAAGAGGGCTGAGGAGCAGCCAATGGAAGTCTCTGCGTGCTGCCCAATCCCCGTGCTCAGCATCTCCCCGGAGCCAG GTACCTCGCCAGAGGATCCGCTGCCTGCAGGTGgtggtgaggatgaggatgaaGAGGGGGCAGCAGAGCTCCCTGAGGCCATGGCCCCCGAGGTCCCCCAGGAGCCCCGGAGCCCACAGCAG AGTGCTGCCCAGCCCAGTGGGTGGGTGCTGCGGGAGCGACGGGAGCCAGCATCCCTGAAG gagaCTCCAGACCCCTGGCAGAGCCTGGATCCCTTTGACTCCCTGGACTCTAAGCCCTTCAAGAAAG GTAGGCCTTACTCCGTGCCCCCCCGTGTGGAGGAGGTTCCAGGACAGAAACGCAAGAGGAAGGGTGCCACCAAGCTGCAGGACTTTCACCAGTGGTACCTGGCTGCCT ACGCTGACCATGCCGACAGCAGGAGGCCCCGGCGGAAGGGCCCGTCTTTTGCAG ACATGGAGGTCCTGTACTGGAAGCATGTGAGGGAGCAGCTGGAGACTCTCCGGCGGCTGCAGAGGAGGGAG TTGGGTGAGCGGTGGCTGCCGAGGCCTGACGAGGGGCTATGGCCTGAGGACGACGACAACCTGGAGGATTCCCTGGAGGATCTGAGGACAGCAG ATGACTTTCTAGAGCCTGAGGAGTATGCAGAGCCTCCTGAGGCTCAGCCCGGGGCCGCTGCAGACCTGG CAGAGGCCATGTCAGCATCCCTGAGCTACGAGGAGCTGGTCCGAAGGAATGTG GAGCTCTTCATTGCCACTTCTCAGAAGTTCGTCCAGGAGACCGAGCTGAGCCAGCGCATCAGGGAGTGGGAAGACACCATCCAGCCCCTGCTGCAGGAGCAG GAACAGCACGTGCCCTTTGACATCCATACCTATGGGGACCAGGTGGTCTCAAGGTTCAGCCAGCTCAACCAGTGGTGTCCCTTCGCGGAGCTAGTGGCTGGGCAGCCTGCCTTTGAGGTGTGCCGCTCCATGCTGGCCTCCCTGCAGCTG GCCAACGACTACACGGTGGAGATAACCCAGCAGCCGGGGCTGGAGGCGGCCGTGGACACCATGTCCCTGAGACTGCTCACGCATCAGCGGGCCCACAAGCGCTTCCAGACCTACACTGCCCCCTCCATGGCCCAGCCCTGA